Proteins encoded together in one Apteryx mantelli isolate bAptMan1 unplaced genomic scaffold, bAptMan1.hap1 HAP1_SCAFFOLD_20, whole genome shotgun sequence window:
- the LOC136996025 gene encoding olfactory receptor 14C36-like, producing the protein MSNSSSLNEFLLLAFADTRELQLLHFALFLGIYPTAILSNGLIVTAIACDHRLHTPMFFFLLNLSLLDLGTISTTVPKSMANSLSNTRAISYSGCAAQVFLVAFLFTGEFSILTVMAYDRYVAICRPLHYGTIMGSRACAKMAAAAWGSGFFTAVLHTGNTFAIPLCQGNTVDQFFCEIPQILKLSCSDSYLREVGVIVFSACLFFGCFVFIVLSYVQIFTAVLRIPSEQGRHKAFSMCLPHLAVVSLFVSTTFFAYLKPPSISSPALDLVVAVLYSVVPPTVNPLIYSMRNKMLKDALRKVISWTFFSSGNIAFALHK; encoded by the coding sequence atgtccaacagcagctccctcaacgagttcctcctcctggcatttgcggacacacgagagctgcagctcttgcatttcgcactcttcctgggcatctacccgACTGCCAtcctgagcaatggcctcattgtcacagccatagcctgcgaccaccgcctccacacccccatgttcttcttcctcctcaacctctccctccttgaccttggcaccatctccaccactgtccccaaatccatggccaattccctgagcaacaccagggccatttcctactcaggatgtgctgcacaggtcttcctggttgccttcttgtttacaggagagttttctattctcacagtcatggcctatgaccgctatgttgccatctgcagaccgctgcactatgggaccatcatgggcagcagagcctgtgccaaaatggcagcagctgcctggggcagtggttttttcactgctgtgctgcacactgggaacacctttgcaataccactctgccaaggcaacacagtggaccagttcttctgtgaaatcccacagatcctcaagctctcctgctcagattcctacctcagggaagttggggttattgtgtttagtgcctgtttattcttcggatgttttgttttcattgtgctgtcctatgtgcagatcttcactgctgtactgaggatcccctctgagcagggccggcacaaagccttttccatgtgcctccctcacctggccgtggtctccctgttcgtcagcaccacattttttgcttaccttaagcccccctccatctcctccccagctctggatctggtggtggctgttctgtactcggttgtgcctccaacagtgaaccctctcatctacagcatgaggaacaagatgctgaaagatgccctgaggaaagtgatttcatggacatttttcagcagtggtaacattgcctttgctctccacaagtga
- the LOC136996026 gene encoding olfactory receptor 14A16-like: protein MSNGSSLNEFLLLAFADTRELQLLHFSLFLGIYLAALLGNGLIITAVACDHRLHTPVYFFLLNLSLLDLGSISTTVPKSMVKSLWNTRAISYSGCAAQLFLVAFFITGEFSLLTVMAYDRFVAICRPLHYRSITGGRACVKMAAAAWASGFLNALLHTGNTFSIPLCKGNVVDQFFCEIPQIRKLSCSDSYLREVGLIVVSACLAFGCFVFIVLSCVQIFTAVMRIPSEQGRHKAFSMCLPHLAVVSLFICTGLFACLKPPSLSSPALNLEVAVLYAVVPPTPNLLIYSMRNKELKDALRKLIQLVLVQQK from the coding sequence atgtccaacggcagctccctcaacgagttcctcctcctggcattcgcggacacacgggagctgcaactcttgcacttctcgctcttcctgggcatctacctggctgccctcctgggcaatggcctcatcatcacagccgtagcctgcgaccaccgcctccacacccctgtgtacttcttcctcctcaacctctccctcctcgaccttggctccatctccaccacagtccccaaatccatggtcaaatccctctggaacaccagggccatttcctactcaggatgtgctgcccagctcttcctggtcGCCTTCTTtattacaggagagttttctcttctcacagtcatggcctatgatcgtttTGTAGCCATCTGTAGACCACTGCACTACAGGAGCATCacgggtggcagagcttgtgttaaaatggcagcagctgcctgggccagtggttttctcaatgcgctgctgcatactggaaacacattttccataccactctgcaaaggcaatgtcgtggaccagttcttctgtgaaatcccccagatccgcaagctctcctgctcagactcctacctcagggaagttgggcttattgtggttagtgcctgtctagcctttgggtgttttgttttcattgtgctgtcctgcgtgcagatcttcactgctgtgatgaggatcccctctgagcagggacgacacaaagccttttccatgtgcctgcctcacctggctgtggtctccctgttcatctgCACTGggctgtttgcctgcctgaagcccccttccctctcctccccagctctgaatctggaggtggctgttctgtatgcagtggtgcctccaacaccgAACctgctcatctacagcatgaggaacaaggagctcaaagatgccctgaggaaactgattcagctggtactagttcagcagaaataa